The Agromyces sp. LHK192 genome includes a window with the following:
- a CDS encoding FMN reductase: MTKRIIVVSSGLSTPSSTRQLADRLAGDAVAQLRERGIEVEVEFVELRDLAHDIANQLLLGFAPPKLEGVLERLTTADGLIAVTPIFTTSYAGLFKSFIDVIDPQALTDLPVLLGATGGTPRHSLAIDYAIRPLFTYLHAIPVTTGVFAATSDWGGNGDGVRSLPERIFRGAAEFAELVERTDRSERVIDPFALDRPAGHLVGGLAGE, translated from the coding sequence ATGACCAAGCGCATCATCGTCGTCTCGTCGGGCCTGTCCACGCCGAGCTCGACCCGGCAGCTCGCTGACCGCCTCGCGGGCGACGCCGTCGCCCAGCTTCGCGAGCGCGGCATCGAGGTCGAGGTGGAGTTCGTCGAACTCCGCGACCTCGCCCACGACATCGCGAACCAACTGCTGCTAGGCTTCGCGCCGCCGAAGCTGGAGGGGGTGCTCGAGCGGCTCACCACGGCCGACGGCCTCATCGCCGTCACGCCCATCTTCACCACGAGCTACGCCGGGCTCTTCAAGAGCTTCATCGACGTGATCGACCCGCAGGCGCTCACCGACCTGCCGGTGCTCCTCGGGGCGACCGGCGGCACGCCGAGGCACTCGCTCGCGATCGACTACGCGATCCGTCCGCTGTTCACCTACCTGCACGCGATCCCGGTCACGACGGGCGTGTTCGCCGCGACGAGCGACTGGGGCGGGAACGGCGACGGGGTGCGGTCGCTGCCCGAGCGCATCTTCCGGGGAGCTGCGGAGTTCGCCGAGCTCGTCGAACGCACCGACCGCTCGGAGCGCGTGATCGACCCGTTCGCCCTCGACCGGCCGGCGGGCCACCTCGTGGGCGGTCTCGCGGGGGAGTGA
- a CDS encoding oxygenase MpaB family protein, protein MPELNRRTVLTLGAALGLTGAAAAAPGVASAAPRAWSWSPAGSVIGSGSGVDPQWVWDDEIDQIMANVITSGQTAQVNTAMRNWVNNWQPVPSGLPAPLKGWFAEHVKMPDWADMSKLRRAAAFNRRAEMFLFFIYGIGGGIMSTVIPREARSVYWSKGGADMQDRAAKTFSFGYDLSNLNAFEWSGEFKVTSNKTRIVHAAVRHLLPQSPHWQASGHDETIPISNADILVTFHSTGTFAHKKMKEWGVRMSAAEEEAFLHSWQVALHYLGVRDEYIPATWDQAHAQAAQTLDPIMQWTPEGQDLAEVLLGLTAQIDLGVTRGFLNEFVRYQLGDQIGDWLGLFRDPVSRTLIEEGWPIYVKFRDGLIPVLPVTFWVFDKFIRGLAMAFLNRWQSPSTTPIEVPDMNRPM, encoded by the coding sequence GTGCCCGAATTGAACCGACGAACCGTCCTGACGCTCGGCGCCGCGCTGGGCCTGACCGGCGCGGCGGCAGCCGCCCCGGGCGTCGCCTCGGCGGCACCGCGCGCGTGGTCGTGGTCGCCGGCAGGCTCCGTGATCGGCAGCGGATCGGGTGTCGACCCGCAGTGGGTCTGGGACGACGAGATCGACCAGATCATGGCGAACGTCATCACCAGCGGCCAGACCGCGCAGGTCAACACCGCCATGCGGAACTGGGTCAACAACTGGCAGCCGGTGCCGAGCGGACTGCCGGCGCCGCTGAAGGGCTGGTTCGCCGAGCACGTGAAGATGCCCGACTGGGCCGACATGTCGAAGCTGCGCCGCGCCGCCGCGTTCAACCGCCGCGCCGAGATGTTCCTGTTCTTCATCTACGGCATCGGCGGCGGCATCATGTCGACCGTCATCCCCCGCGAGGCGCGCTCCGTGTACTGGTCGAAGGGCGGCGCTGACATGCAGGACCGCGCGGCCAAAACCTTCTCGTTCGGCTACGACCTCTCGAACCTCAACGCGTTCGAGTGGTCGGGCGAGTTCAAGGTGACCTCGAACAAGACCCGCATCGTCCACGCCGCCGTCCGCCATCTGCTGCCGCAGTCGCCGCACTGGCAGGCATCCGGACACGACGAGACGATCCCGATCTCGAACGCCGACATCCTCGTCACGTTCCACAGCACCGGCACCTTCGCGCACAAGAAGATGAAGGAGTGGGGCGTGCGGATGTCGGCGGCCGAGGAGGAGGCCTTCCTCCACTCGTGGCAGGTCGCGCTGCACTACCTGGGCGTCCGCGACGAATACATCCCGGCCACGTGGGACCAGGCGCACGCGCAGGCGGCCCAGACGCTCGACCCCATCATGCAGTGGACACCGGAGGGACAGGACCTCGCCGAGGTGCTGCTGGGCCTCACGGCGCAGATCGACCTCGGGGTCACGCGCGGGTTCCTCAACGAGTTCGTGCGCTACCAGCTGGGCGACCAGATCGGCGACTGGCTGGGGCTCTTCCGCGACCCGGTCTCCCGGACGCTCATCGAGGAGGGCTGGCCGATCTACGTCAAGTTCCGCGACGGGCTCATCCCGGTGCTCCCGGTCACGTTCTGGGTGTTCGACAAGTTCATCCGGGGCCTGGCGATGGCGTTCCTGAACCGCTGGCAGTCGCCGTCGACGACGCCGATCGAGGTGCCGGACATGAACCGCCCGATGTGA
- a CDS encoding DedA family protein — protein MEEALLAMASSPWLWPALFALVVGDAFLVVLPSETVVVALGALWSATGVPPIAPVVAVATAGAVCGDGLCYLIGRRVGLDRWRWQREGRVAAAIARAAATVQRRTAVLVFTARYVPFARIAVNLAAGAARVPLRRYLPLSCGAGLAWAAFNTFVGALVGRALGDQPVLSVVVSVPAAIILGLLVDRLVTVIDARRARAR, from the coding sequence GTGGAAGAGGCCCTGCTCGCGATGGCGTCATCGCCGTGGTTGTGGCCCGCGCTGTTCGCCCTCGTCGTGGGCGACGCGTTCCTGGTCGTGCTGCCGAGCGAGACGGTGGTCGTCGCACTCGGCGCGCTCTGGTCGGCGACCGGGGTGCCGCCGATCGCCCCGGTCGTCGCCGTCGCGACCGCGGGCGCCGTCTGCGGCGACGGCCTCTGCTACCTCATCGGGCGCCGCGTCGGGCTCGACCGCTGGCGCTGGCAACGTGAGGGCCGGGTCGCCGCAGCCATCGCCCGGGCCGCGGCCACCGTGCAGCGGCGCACCGCGGTGCTCGTGTTCACGGCGAGGTACGTGCCGTTCGCGCGCATCGCGGTGAACCTCGCGGCGGGTGCAGCCCGAGTGCCGCTGCGTCGATACCTTCCGCTCTCGTGCGGGGCCGGCCTCGCGTGGGCGGCCTTCAACACGTTCGTCGGCGCGCTCGTCGGTCGGGCGCTCGGCGATCAGCCGGTGCTCTCGGTCGTGGTCTCCGTGCCGGCGGCGATCATCCTGGGATTACTCGTCGACCGGCTCGTGACCGTGATCGACGCCCGCCGCGCCCGCGCTCGCTGA